The Estrella lausannensis genome window below encodes:
- the astD gene encoding succinylglutamate-semialdehyde dehydrogenase — MKNDLNTLWIDGIWMQGDGPPLRTSSPVDGQSLYEKNEASAQQVASAARSAKAAFDNYRTTTLEERMRLIHLFKEALIANRETMASTISTETGKPLWEALQETDSMIDKVSISKSAFRKRCRVEESYQGTNPVRIHYKPVGALAVLGPFNFPGHLPNGHIIPALLAGNTVVFKPSEKTPLTGELYARLMQQAGFPPGVFNMVQGGKEAGKALATSSELDGLLFTGSRDTGKALSKLFGAFPEKLLALEMGGNNPLVIDEIEDLNFACYIAIQSAFISAGQRCSCARRLILIDSPFATKFLSQFIESTKRLQIGSPLSSPEPFMGPLISPDAMHHLFNTQEELLQRGAISLLRSGRVGDRGNFVSPGVIDCTGLQSIPDEEVFGPFLKVIRVKDFDQAVEEAEKTRYGLTASLVSSSRHRYEFFQKKVRAGIVNWNAPSTGASSKGPFGGLKDSGNHRASAFFAADYCSSPVASIETAEVKMPAKLPPGMAL; from the coding sequence ATGAAAAACGATTTAAACACACTTTGGATTGATGGAATATGGATGCAGGGAGACGGCCCACCACTCCGAACCTCCTCTCCCGTGGATGGTCAGAGCCTCTATGAAAAAAACGAGGCTTCGGCTCAGCAGGTGGCTTCGGCAGCCCGCTCTGCAAAAGCGGCATTTGACAACTATCGCACGACAACTCTGGAAGAGAGGATGCGACTAATCCACCTTTTTAAGGAGGCGTTGATCGCCAATCGGGAGACCATGGCCTCTACGATATCCACTGAAACGGGCAAGCCCCTCTGGGAAGCCCTTCAAGAAACCGATTCAATGATCGACAAAGTCTCCATCTCGAAGAGCGCTTTCCGTAAGAGATGCCGAGTTGAAGAGTCTTACCAGGGAACTAATCCGGTGAGAATTCACTATAAACCGGTGGGAGCCTTAGCGGTCCTCGGCCCGTTTAACTTTCCCGGCCACCTGCCGAATGGCCACATTATCCCCGCTCTATTGGCGGGCAACACCGTGGTCTTTAAACCGAGTGAAAAGACGCCTCTGACAGGAGAGCTCTACGCCAGACTAATGCAGCAGGCTGGCTTTCCACCTGGTGTCTTTAACATGGTGCAAGGAGGCAAAGAAGCGGGAAAAGCCCTTGCTACATCCAGCGAGCTGGACGGACTGCTCTTCACCGGCAGCCGGGACACCGGCAAGGCACTTTCAAAACTCTTTGGAGCCTTTCCGGAAAAATTATTGGCGCTGGAAATGGGAGGAAACAACCCCCTTGTCATCGATGAAATAGAGGACTTGAACTTCGCCTGTTATATCGCCATCCAGTCCGCCTTCATCAGCGCCGGACAACGCTGCTCTTGCGCGAGAAGACTAATCTTAATCGACTCCCCCTTTGCAACGAAGTTTCTTTCCCAATTCATAGAAAGCACTAAGCGCCTTCAAATTGGATCTCCCCTTTCAAGCCCCGAACCCTTCATGGGACCGCTGATCTCTCCCGATGCGATGCATCATCTTTTTAATACACAAGAAGAGCTGCTGCAAAGGGGCGCTATCTCTCTTTTGAGGTCAGGGAGAGTCGGCGACAGAGGGAATTTTGTGTCACCCGGCGTCATCGACTGCACCGGCCTGCAAAGTATCCCCGATGAAGAGGTGTTCGGCCCATTCCTCAAAGTAATCCGTGTCAAAGACTTCGATCAAGCGGTCGAAGAGGCAGAAAAAACGCGCTACGGCCTTACCGCTTCTCTCGTCAGCTCTAGCCGCCACCGTTATGAATTCTTTCAAAAAAAGGTTAGGGCAGGCATTGTAAACTGGAATGCCCCCTCTACGGGAGCCAGCAGCAAAGGACCTTTCGGAGGCCTTAAAGACAGCGGCAACCACCGCGCTTCCGCATTCTTTGCGGCCGATTATTGCTCTTCCCCTGTCGCATCCATCGAGACAGCAGAAGTTAAAATGCCGGCAAAGCTTCCTCCGGGAATGGCTTTATAA
- a CDS encoding arginine N-succinyltransferase gives MYLFRQIEEKDIDEVYQMALEAHSGVTSLPKNRDLIKKKIEMSLSSFDSINHKKQENSLFLFVLENKESQELIGVSGIKSGGGREAPLHHYTLQEEVRDHPSMLSQAKKTTRILIPERSRAPYSELCSLFLKRKERKSGIGRLLSLARFLFIKEHPGLFEREIKASLRGVFDERDLSPFYENVGRKFVDIEYDKFVDLVRQDPSLILAAIPSFPLTIELLAPEARNAIGVPHQNTVPAKHMLEAQGLVFDNEVDLLDAGPILKGNLHSTRPWIHAKKGSIAEITPTSKGKKIIIASSHMTFRAILHVAEAQDEVHIGKKTLELLQAEPGEQFLSFEL, from the coding sequence ATGTATTTATTCAGACAAATCGAAGAGAAAGACATCGACGAAGTGTATCAGATGGCGCTTGAAGCGCACTCCGGAGTGACAAGCTTGCCCAAAAACCGGGATCTGATCAAAAAGAAGATAGAGATGTCCCTCTCTTCGTTTGATTCCATTAACCACAAAAAGCAGGAAAACTCACTTTTTCTTTTCGTGCTCGAAAACAAAGAGTCCCAGGAACTGATCGGAGTCAGCGGAATTAAATCAGGAGGAGGTCGGGAAGCACCTCTGCACCACTACACCCTGCAAGAAGAGGTACGTGATCACCCCTCGATGCTTTCTCAAGCAAAAAAAACGACGAGAATCTTAATTCCTGAGAGGTCGAGAGCCCCTTACAGCGAACTATGCTCCCTTTTTTTAAAACGTAAAGAGCGAAAATCAGGTATCGGGCGTCTTCTTTCCCTAGCCCGTTTTCTATTCATCAAAGAGCACCCCGGTCTATTTGAAAGAGAGATCAAAGCATCGCTCAGGGGGGTGTTTGACGAGAGGGACCTTTCACCCTTCTATGAAAACGTAGGCCGAAAGTTTGTCGACATTGAATACGATAAATTTGTCGACTTAGTCCGGCAAGACCCCTCCCTGATTCTAGCAGCCATTCCCTCGTTTCCCCTCACAATCGAACTTTTGGCTCCCGAAGCTAGAAATGCAATAGGAGTCCCCCATCAAAATACCGTACCTGCAAAACACATGCTGGAGGCGCAAGGTCTAGTATTTGACAATGAAGTCGACCTGTTAGACGCAGGCCCTATTCTGAAAGGAAATTTGCACTCCACAAGGCCTTGGATCCATGCAAAAAAAGGCTCAATTGCCGAAATAACACCCACTTCTAAGGGAAAAAAAATCATTATCGCAAGTTCTCACATGACTTTCAGGGCAATCCTTCATGTAGCTGAAGCTCAAGATGAGGTTCACATCGGAAAGAAAACGCTGGAACTTCTCCAAGCAGAGCCCGGCGAACAATTCCTTTCATTTGAATTATAA
- a CDS encoding chemotaxis protein CheW, translating into MLYFVFSAGGEYFAIEASYIELVVPMVGVNSVAHLPNFVKGILEFEGEPVTVIDLCRIIGGEACPDRMHARIALVRSTPFEKRGPCLGILGEKATEILETSSPFIISQSEDHGPLSYIHPGVLQGSTVIQLIDVPRFFEAFSHQIYARSSAPR; encoded by the coding sequence ATGCTCTATTTTGTTTTTTCCGCAGGGGGAGAGTATTTTGCCATCGAGGCTTCTTACATTGAGCTTGTAGTGCCGATGGTCGGCGTGAACTCGGTTGCTCATCTCCCTAACTTTGTGAAGGGGATTTTAGAGTTCGAAGGTGAGCCCGTAACAGTCATTGACCTTTGTCGTATCATTGGAGGGGAAGCTTGTCCTGATCGGATGCATGCCCGTATAGCTTTAGTCAGAAGTACACCTTTCGAGAAGCGAGGACCTTGCCTTGGGATCTTAGGCGAAAAAGCGACCGAGATCCTGGAGACGTCCTCTCCCTTTATCATCAGTCAGTCCGAAGACCACGGCCCGCTTTCGTATATCCATCCTGGCGTATTGCAGGGATCAACAGTCATTCAATTAATCGATGTACCGCGATTTTTTGAGGCGTTTAGCCACCAGATCTACGCAAGAAGTTCAGCGCCAAGATAA
- the astB gene encoding N-succinylarginine dihydrolase has product MKDDYYEANFDGIVGPTHNYSGLAIGNVPSMKNKSLASNPKQAALQGLYKMKRLSELGVIQGVLPPHERPYVPLLRNIGYRGTDREVLTAAYKNQPELYINLCSASSMWAANAAVITPSIDTEDNLTHITPANLFSELHRSIEAETTSLILQRIFSSPLYFAHHPPLPANPQFANEGAANHCPFYRKCGEAGIHLFVYGKSAFGRGGLVPERFPARETEEAVTSIARRHRIFPGRAFFVQQSPRAIDLGVFHNDVISVSNQNFFLYHEHSFVSTKTIIEEISKAFEKITTTPLITYMVKSEDLTIEEAVETYLFNSQIVTIDDGMMAIIAPVECQANPRAKTLLEKLVKSDKNPIKNIHYVNLRESMQNGGGPACLRLRIPLKKQEIDSITSDVFLTEKLYLRLITWVERHYRDKLMPKDLQDPKLYEESRQALDELTKILGLGSIYSFQK; this is encoded by the coding sequence GTGAAGGATGATTACTACGAAGCCAATTTTGACGGGATCGTAGGGCCCACGCACAACTACAGCGGGTTGGCGATAGGCAATGTCCCCTCCATGAAAAACAAAAGCCTTGCGTCCAATCCAAAGCAGGCCGCTCTGCAGGGGCTTTACAAAATGAAGAGGTTAAGCGAGCTCGGTGTTATCCAGGGAGTTTTACCCCCCCATGAGAGGCCCTATGTTCCCCTTTTGAGGAATATAGGCTATAGAGGCACAGATCGGGAAGTTTTAACGGCTGCCTACAAAAATCAGCCTGAGCTTTACATCAATCTATGTTCTGCTTCCAGCATGTGGGCAGCAAACGCTGCTGTAATCACTCCTTCAATTGATACCGAAGACAATCTGACCCATATCACACCAGCCAATCTCTTCTCGGAACTCCACCGCTCCATCGAAGCGGAAACAACTTCGTTAATCCTTCAGCGCATATTCAGCAGTCCCCTCTACTTTGCCCACCACCCCCCTTTGCCTGCAAACCCTCAGTTTGCCAACGAAGGAGCTGCCAACCATTGTCCTTTTTATAGAAAATGCGGGGAGGCCGGCATCCATCTTTTTGTCTATGGAAAGTCAGCCTTTGGCAGAGGCGGACTTGTTCCCGAACGCTTTCCGGCAAGAGAAACGGAAGAGGCTGTCACAAGCATCGCCAGAAGGCACCGCATATTCCCGGGACGTGCTTTTTTTGTGCAGCAGAGCCCGCGGGCAATTGATCTTGGGGTTTTTCACAACGATGTCATCTCGGTTTCCAACCAAAATTTCTTTCTGTACCACGAACACTCTTTTGTCAGCACGAAAACTATCATAGAAGAGATCTCAAAAGCCTTTGAAAAGATCACGACAACGCCATTGATAACTTACATGGTAAAGAGTGAAGATCTTACAATAGAAGAAGCTGTAGAAACTTATCTCTTCAACTCTCAAATAGTCACCATAGACGATGGGATGATGGCAATCATCGCTCCAGTGGAGTGTCAAGCGAACCCCCGGGCTAAAACACTCCTTGAAAAATTAGTGAAGAGCGACAAAAATCCCATCAAAAATATCCACTACGTGAACTTGCGCGAAAGCATGCAAAATGGTGGAGGCCCTGCCTGCTTAAGGCTACGCATCCCCTTGAAAAAACAGGAGATCGACAGCATCACCTCCGATGTATTTTTGACCGAAAAACTCTACCTGCGTCTGATCACCTGGGTTGAGAGGCACTACAGGGATAAGTTGATGCCAAAAGATTTGCAAGATCCCAAGCTCTATGAAGAGTCGCGACAGGCTCTTGATGAACTCACCAAAATTTTAGGATTAGGATCTATCTACTCCTTTCAAAAATAG
- a CDS encoding chemotaxis protein CheW: MSESSNQFFPNSNKVSDVNRLLDRAYPPGYANEWIELTRKKEEDVPFILKVLIFRIQQQWFGLDARGVGLVMEAKPSHRMPTPEGSPIKGVVSVRGDLKPIADLEILLHGRYRENKESGDGLMILISQDRKEWVIKVDEIFGVVSIAQKNLENVPVNIAKSHGNLIKALVEVEGKRVSILEEELLFYALSEKLSAK, translated from the coding sequence ATGTCCGAGAGTTCCAATCAGTTTTTTCCAAACAGCAACAAAGTGTCCGATGTCAACAGGCTGCTCGACAGAGCATACCCGCCGGGATATGCCAACGAGTGGATTGAACTCACCAGAAAAAAAGAGGAGGACGTTCCTTTTATTTTGAAGGTGTTGATATTTCGCATTCAGCAGCAATGGTTTGGATTGGATGCTAGGGGAGTGGGGCTGGTCATGGAGGCAAAGCCTTCCCATCGCATGCCAACGCCGGAGGGAAGTCCCATCAAAGGGGTTGTGAGTGTTCGCGGCGATTTGAAGCCGATAGCCGACCTGGAGATCCTGCTTCATGGCAGATACCGGGAAAACAAGGAGTCGGGCGATGGTTTAATGATTTTAATTTCTCAAGACCGCAAGGAGTGGGTGATCAAAGTCGATGAAATTTTTGGAGTGGTTAGTATCGCGCAGAAAAATTTGGAGAACGTCCCTGTCAATATCGCCAAATCCCATGGAAACCTGATTAAGGCCTTGGTGGAAGTCGAAGGGAAAAGGGTTTCTATACTCGAGGAGGAGCTCTTGTTTTATGCTCTCTCGGAAAAGTTGTCCGCAAAGTAG
- a CDS encoding hydrolase has protein sequence MIHLSSLSFLEKEKRSMVALTKKLALINSFSNNTKGIKSVQDILMHEAKSLGCKAVFIKTADEAGFDLNGYPYKKKSGDILKLTMRPNAPFQCLLMGHADTVYPPDSPFQTCRIESDRLHGPGVADMKGGLAVLLKTLEAIERSPNRQSIGWTVLINGDEETGSSASRRFIEKEAFGKACALVFEPSKENGAFIKSRPASANYLFVARGKGAHAGRDFYQGVNAIAPLMRLALDLSSLTSKKKKIQVNIAKLVGGSEFNVVPDRGSLSINIRAFGSKSWNLAKEQTQAAFSRHKRAHPDLEMHLLSERPSKEFDKLQKPLFDTLNKSGALLGIPINLTESGGVTDGNLISAVGVPCIDSFGVIGSGLHTVHEEAHIASFTERAKLAALTILMYADAFYKRRTRSLSIPKAYQKLAWGL, from the coding sequence ATGATCCATCTTTCCTCCCTCTCGTTTCTTGAAAAAGAAAAACGATCCATGGTTGCGCTTACTAAAAAATTGGCCCTCATCAACAGCTTTTCAAACAATACCAAAGGGATAAAATCCGTTCAGGATATCCTGATGCACGAGGCAAAATCGCTCGGGTGCAAAGCGGTATTCATCAAAACAGCGGACGAAGCAGGCTTCGATTTAAACGGATACCCATACAAAAAAAAGAGCGGAGACATCCTCAAGCTTACCATGAGGCCAAACGCTCCTTTTCAGTGCCTCCTCATGGGACATGCCGACACGGTTTATCCGCCAGACTCCCCTTTTCAAACATGCCGGATAGAAAGCGACCGACTGCACGGGCCCGGAGTCGCTGACATGAAAGGAGGATTGGCCGTACTTCTTAAAACCTTGGAAGCGATCGAGAGGAGCCCTAATCGACAATCCATAGGGTGGACTGTTCTTATTAACGGTGACGAAGAGACTGGTTCAAGCGCAAGCCGCCGCTTTATTGAGAAAGAAGCCTTTGGCAAGGCATGCGCGTTGGTTTTTGAACCATCCAAAGAAAACGGCGCCTTCATCAAGTCGCGACCCGCTTCGGCAAATTATCTATTTGTCGCCAGGGGCAAAGGAGCCCATGCCGGCAGGGATTTTTACCAAGGCGTCAATGCCATTGCGCCCCTAATGCGACTCGCCCTGGATTTGTCGTCCTTGACTTCGAAGAAGAAAAAAATACAGGTAAATATCGCCAAACTGGTAGGTGGAAGCGAATTCAACGTGGTGCCCGACCGGGGTTCTCTCTCCATCAATATCAGGGCTTTTGGATCTAAGAGCTGGAATCTTGCCAAAGAACAAACGCAAGCGGCCTTTTCCAGACACAAGAGGGCCCATCCGGATCTGGAAATGCACCTGCTCTCGGAAAGACCTTCCAAAGAGTTCGATAAGCTTCAAAAACCTCTTTTTGACACGCTAAATAAAAGCGGAGCTCTCTTGGGAATTCCGATCAATTTGACAGAAAGCGGCGGTGTCACGGACGGCAACCTGATATCCGCAGTGGGCGTTCCTTGCATCGACTCCTTCGGGGTGATCGGAAGCGGCTTGCACACAGTGCACGAAGAAGCCCATATCGCCAGCTTTACCGAAAGGGCAAAACTGGCCGCTCTGACTATACTGATGTATGCCGACGCATTTTACAAAAGACGGACAAGGAGCCTGTCTATACCGAAAGCCTATCAAAAATTGGCATGGGGGCTTTGA
- a CDS encoding aminotransferase class III-fold pyridoxal phosphate-dependent enzyme, whose protein sequence is MDHPLPKELKAADFFNDERVKKAKSLLLEALADKQKEISSIQPALPELKIPYEQLIQAFGNLRGTPLFYPYIGSGIGRGPLVELMDGSIKYDFISGIGVHFLGHSNADIVASSIDSAISNTVMQGPLQQNIDSLELIKLLTEASSFDCCFLTTSGAMANENALKLAFHKSYPASRILAFDHSFSGRTLALAQVTDKPAYRKGLPKTVDVDYIPFYDYRLGDESIERAANALRMYLKRYPKQHAAMIFELIQGEGGFYPGTKLFFTTLMEILKESNIVIIADEVQTFGRTSKLFCFQHFELDRFVDIATIGKLSHSCATLFRKGLIPEKGLLSQTFSSSTVSIKASSVIIKSLLEGEYFGEQGKNMLLERHFHNKLQALSSRWPDLIRGPFGMGAMVAFTPYDGTYEKTFDLAKRLFDKGVICFIAGENPTRIRFLLPAGAITTEDIDVVSDIIEKALVEGK, encoded by the coding sequence ATGGATCATCCATTACCCAAAGAGCTTAAAGCGGCCGATTTTTTCAATGACGAGAGGGTCAAAAAAGCAAAGTCACTTTTGCTTGAAGCGCTTGCCGACAAACAAAAAGAGATTTCCTCGATCCAACCGGCCCTGCCAGAGCTGAAAATTCCCTACGAACAGCTGATACAGGCGTTCGGAAATTTAAGGGGCACCCCTCTCTTTTACCCTTACATAGGAAGCGGAATCGGCAGAGGCCCGCTCGTAGAATTGATGGATGGCAGCATCAAGTATGATTTTATCAGTGGAATCGGCGTTCACTTTTTAGGACACAGCAACGCAGACATCGTCGCGTCCAGCATCGATTCGGCGATATCGAATACAGTGATGCAAGGCCCGCTGCAGCAAAATATCGACTCACTTGAGCTAATCAAACTCCTGACGGAAGCTTCCAGTTTCGACTGCTGCTTCCTTACCACATCGGGAGCGATGGCCAACGAAAACGCTCTGAAGCTCGCATTTCATAAGTCATACCCTGCCTCCAGAATTTTGGCCTTCGACCACTCGTTCTCCGGAAGAACACTCGCGCTCGCGCAGGTCACAGACAAGCCTGCTTACAGAAAAGGGCTACCGAAGACTGTAGATGTCGACTACATCCCGTTCTACGACTACAGGTTGGGTGACGAGAGCATTGAAAGGGCGGCAAATGCCCTCAGGATGTATCTGAAAAGATATCCAAAACAGCATGCAGCCATGATTTTTGAGTTGATCCAGGGCGAAGGGGGATTTTACCCGGGCACAAAACTATTTTTTACAACTCTGATGGAAATTCTGAAGGAGAGCAATATCGTAATTATTGCCGACGAGGTGCAGACGTTTGGAAGAACGAGCAAGCTCTTTTGTTTTCAGCACTTCGAGCTTGACCGTTTCGTCGATATTGCCACGATCGGTAAACTATCACACTCCTGTGCAACCCTCTTCCGGAAGGGCCTGATCCCTGAAAAGGGGCTGCTGTCTCAAACATTTTCCTCCAGCACTGTTTCGATCAAAGCCTCCTCGGTGATTATCAAGTCACTATTGGAAGGTGAGTATTTCGGCGAGCAAGGCAAAAACATGCTGCTGGAGCGTCATTTTCACAATAAACTACAGGCTCTCAGCTCCAGATGGCCAGATCTCATCCGAGGCCCCTTCGGAATGGGAGCAATGGTAGCTTTTACCCCTTATGACGGAACCTATGAGAAGACATTTGATCTGGCAAAGCGCCTTTTCGACAAAGGAGTGATTTGCTTTATTGCCGGCGAAAACCCCACTCGCATCCGATTCTTGCTACCGGCAGGAGCCATCACGACAGAGGACATTGACGTTGTCAGCGACATCATCGAGAAAGCCCTTGTTGAAGGGAAGTGA
- a CDS encoding sensor histidine kinase, with amino-acid sequence MMDENKPLGKDLFGAPSEKQPPPLQEKKIPIPPNPAIKEKVSFTFSWIAIIIRGIVGSLISWFVFTQAHRIEDENTMGRFLVLSSSTDRVIQIHINQLIHGLETIATLHTYESGIDHLAVQRIIETKMKNSPFVKKIAWMQTSSPSITAMPRGLLELLNKAIDERSLQSVAIENETAPGDIPDSSVHLFVPGIKNGVASGAVWAEIDLGELVKNSLDPEQKDAMNIFVFEREQNQSKLLYFFNAEPVKKIKLSDKRESLELGAFQSDKFIHFGKLSMNVTFSASEPYTVYTWQAAIAAGIGMFITSFIVVTAWILLEIEKRQFGHVLHEEHVQEMEGTVDQLETAKNRLVAQENLASLGGLTAGIAHEIKNPLNFINNFSMLSIDLVGEIEKCLESHKDKLAPDDKENMQEVIKTLADNINTIHEQGKKADNTIQRMLAHSRGKPGEWIKTDIHKILDEYINFSFHGMRAKNPTFKCRIDKEFDESVKDIECVQNDICRVFLNLLNNAFQAVEEKQKKGDPGYEPQIFVKTKNVGNYLRIRIRDNGLGIGEENQSKIFTPFFTTKPTGVGTGLGLSLSYNIIVREHGGSLTFDTKDNEFCEFIITIPLQPKKEREVLTA; translated from the coding sequence ATGATGGACGAGAATAAACCCTTAGGAAAAGACCTGTTTGGTGCGCCATCAGAAAAACAGCCACCGCCCCTCCAGGAGAAAAAGATACCGATTCCTCCCAATCCTGCGATCAAGGAAAAAGTCTCGTTCACCTTCTCTTGGATTGCAATCATCATACGAGGTATCGTCGGCTCTCTCATATCATGGTTTGTCTTCACGCAAGCGCACCGGATCGAAGACGAAAACACAATGGGTCGCTTTCTGGTTCTATCCAGCAGCACCGATAGGGTTATCCAAATCCACATCAATCAGTTGATCCACGGCCTAGAGACGATCGCCACCCTCCACACATACGAATCAGGCATCGATCATTTGGCTGTGCAAAGAATCATCGAAACTAAGATGAAAAACAGCCCGTTTGTCAAAAAAATTGCCTGGATGCAAACAAGCTCTCCTTCCATCACTGCGATGCCGAGAGGGCTTTTAGAGCTTTTAAACAAAGCCATCGATGAAAGGAGCTTACAATCGGTTGCAATTGAAAACGAGACGGCTCCCGGCGACATTCCCGACTCTTCCGTGCACCTCTTTGTTCCGGGAATAAAAAATGGAGTGGCCTCCGGCGCTGTTTGGGCAGAAATAGATCTTGGAGAGCTTGTCAAAAACAGCCTCGATCCAGAGCAAAAAGATGCTATGAACATTTTTGTTTTTGAACGAGAACAAAATCAAAGCAAGCTGCTCTACTTCTTCAACGCAGAGCCGGTAAAAAAAATCAAATTGAGCGACAAGAGGGAAAGCTTGGAACTTGGTGCCTTTCAGAGCGACAAATTCATCCACTTCGGCAAGCTAAGCATGAATGTGACGTTCAGCGCCTCCGAGCCCTACACCGTTTACACCTGGCAAGCGGCGATCGCTGCAGGCATCGGGATGTTCATTACCTCCTTCATCGTCGTCACTGCCTGGATCTTGCTGGAGATCGAAAAGCGGCAATTCGGCCACGTTTTGCATGAAGAGCATGTGCAGGAGATGGAGGGAACTGTAGATCAATTGGAAACAGCCAAAAACCGATTGGTTGCCCAAGAAAACCTAGCTTCATTAGGCGGCCTCACCGCCGGAATTGCCCATGAGATCAAAAACCCCCTCAATTTCATCAACAACTTCTCCATGCTTTCCATTGATCTTGTGGGTGAAATTGAAAAGTGCCTGGAGTCCCACAAGGACAAGCTCGCTCCTGATGACAAAGAGAATATGCAGGAAGTGATCAAAACATTGGCTGACAATATCAACACGATTCATGAACAGGGAAAAAAGGCGGATAACACCATTCAGCGCATGCTGGCACACTCCCGCGGCAAGCCCGGAGAGTGGATCAAGACAGATATCCATAAAATCCTGGATGAATACATCAATTTCTCCTTCCATGGCATGCGCGCCAAAAACCCGACATTTAAGTGCCGGATTGATAAAGAATTCGACGAATCGGTAAAAGACATTGAGTGCGTGCAAAATGATATCTGCCGCGTCTTTTTGAATCTGCTAAATAACGCATTTCAGGCAGTTGAAGAAAAGCAAAAAAAGGGCGATCCCGGATATGAGCCCCAAATATTTGTGAAGACAAAGAACGTCGGTAATTACCTCCGGATACGCATCCGTGACAACGGACTTGGAATCGGAGAGGAGAACCAGTCGAAAATATTCACTCCGTTTTTTACCACCAAACCCACGGGAGTTGGGACGGGGCTTGGACTTTCGCTCAGTTATAACATTATCGTCAGAGAGCATGGAGGCTCTTTGACATTTGACACAAAAGATAATGAATTCTGCGAGTTCATTATCACAATACCGCTTCAGCCTAAAAAAGAAAGAGAGGTCTTGACAGCATGA